A stretch of the Hypomesus transpacificus isolate Combined female chromosome 12, fHypTra1, whole genome shotgun sequence genome encodes the following:
- the cars2 gene encoding cysteine--tRNA ligase, mitochondrial isoform X1, with amino-acid sequence MKMWPARTLKPLLWKIKGAYCLSTVSLNPPPTSTLAYRCNASCAGKRKSWTKPTGFDTGLTTYNSLTKQKEPLILAQEGIATWYSCGPTVYDHAHLGHACSYVRFDILQRILSKVFGITVIHAMVITDIDDKIIRRSLEENISPTVLARIYEEDFKNDMLALKFFPFLFEVIPPAVYLRVTENVPQIVAYIEQIIQNGHAYSTKQGDVYFDIQSIRERYGKLTGSGDATTEPGESEKRDARDFALWKSSKPQEPFWTSPWGNGRPGWHIECSTVASSVFGNQLDIHSGGIDLAFPHHENEIAQCEAYHQCDQWGNYFLHSGHLHLKGSTEKMSKSLKNYITIKDFLQFYSANEFRMFCLLTKYRSAIDYSDASMIEARSSLATIDTFTHDAQAYMRGHLQCQAVQEGSLFERLEETKASVRKALADDFDTPRAIGAIMNLVYHGNRHLQPITKPDGSPRSPAVFGAMLSYIREAFEVLGVDLLDRKESQIEDSSGTLQNVVEQLARFRSEVRAFALAPVESAPGEPVPARPKPRPDRLPLLQACDVLRKDLAPLGVLIKDRGTNSTWEISQTRSADQDK; translated from the exons ATGAAGATGTGGCCTGCAAGAACTTTAAAGCCATTATTGTGGAAAATAAAAGGGGCGTATTGTTTATCAACGGTCTCCCTCAACCCGCCACCCACCAGCACATTAGCCTACAGATGTAATGCATCCTGTGCAGGAAAAAGAAAATCATGGACAAAACCCACTGGATTCGACACCGGCTTGACAACCTACAATAGTCTCACTAAACAGAAAGAGCCACTTATCCTGGCACAGGAAGGAATTGCTACTTG GTATAGTTGTGGACCCACAGTCTATGATCACGCACATCTGGGTCATGCATG TTCTTATGTAAGGTTTGACATACTGCAGAGGATTCTATCCAAGGTCTTTGGAATCACTGTCATCCACGCAATGGTCATCACTGACATTGATGATAAAATCATAAGAAGGAGTTTGGAA GAGAACATATCCCCAACGGTCCTGGCCAGAATATATGAGGAGGACTTTAAAAATGACATGTTAGCTTTGAAG ttttttccttttctttttgagGTGATCCCTCCTGCAGTGTACTTGAGGGTGACTGAAAATGTACCTCAGATTGTGGCTTACATTGAACAAATCATCCAAAATGGACATGCATATTCCACAAAACAGG GTGATGTGTATTTTGACATCCAGTCCATCAGAGAGCGCTATGGCAAGCTTACCGGTTCTGGAGATGCAACTACAGAGCCTG gagaatCAGAGAAGCGTGATGCTCGGGACTTTGCACTGTGGAAGAGCTCTAAGCCTCAGGAACCGTTCTGGACGTCTCCCTGGGGCAATGGAAGACCAGGCTGGCATATCGAATGCTCCACTGTTGCCAG CTCTGTGTTCGGGAATCAGCTGGATATCCACTCTGGGGGCATTGACCTGGCCTTCCCTCACCACGAGAATGAGATTGCTCAGTGTGAGGCCTACCACCAGTGTGACCAGTGGGGGAATTACTTCCTACATTCAG gacatttacatttgaaaggCAGCACGGAGAAAATGTCCAAGTCCCTAAAGAACTACATCACTATTAAG GATTTCCTGCAGTTCTACTCTGCCAATGAATTCCGTATGTTCTGTCTGCTGACTAAATACCGATCAG CTATCGACTACAGTGATGCCAGCATGATTGAAGCCAGAAGTTCCCTGGCAACCATCGACACTTTTACCCACGATGCCCAGGCCTACATGAGGGGGCACCTGCAGTGCCAAGCCGTACAAGAGGGATCACTATTTGAGAG GCTAGAAGAAACCAAAGCAAGTGTTCGGAAAGCATTAGCTGATGACTTTGATACACCGAGAGCAATTGGTGCCATTATGAACCTGGTGTACCATGGCAACCGGCACTTGCAACCCATCACTAAG CCTGATGGTTCACCTAGGAGTCCAGCGGTGTTTGGGGCAATGCTGTCCTACATCAGGGAAGCCTTCGAGGTGCTGGGGGTGGACCTGCTGGATAGAAAG GAGAGCCAGATTGAAGACTCTTCTGGAACCCTCCAGAATGTAGTGGAGCAGCTGGCTCGTTTCCGTAGTGAGGTCAGGGCCTTTGCCCTGGCTCCTGTGGAATCAGCCCCTGGAGAACCAGTCCCAGCCAGACCGAAACCGCGCCCAGACAGACTGCCTCTTCTTCAAGCCTGTGATGTGCTGCGCAAAGACCTTGCACCCTTAGGGGTGCtcataaag GACCGAGGGACCAACTCCACATGGGAGATATCTCAAACGAGATCTGCGGATCAAGACAAGTAG
- the cars2 gene encoding cysteine--tRNA ligase, mitochondrial isoform X2, producing the protein MKMWPARTLKPLLWKIKGAYCLSTVSLNPPPTSTLAYRCNASCAGKRKSWTKPTGFDTGLTTYNSLTKQKEPLILAQEGIATWYSCGPTVYDHAHLGHACSYVRFDILQRILSKVFGITVIHAMVITDIDDKIIRRSLEENISPTVLARIYEEDFKNDMLALKVIPPAVYLRVTENVPQIVAYIEQIIQNGHAYSTKQGDVYFDIQSIRERYGKLTGSGDATTEPGESEKRDARDFALWKSSKPQEPFWTSPWGNGRPGWHIECSTVASSVFGNQLDIHSGGIDLAFPHHENEIAQCEAYHQCDQWGNYFLHSGHLHLKGSTEKMSKSLKNYITIKDFLQFYSANEFRMFCLLTKYRSAIDYSDASMIEARSSLATIDTFTHDAQAYMRGHLQCQAVQEGSLFERLEETKASVRKALADDFDTPRAIGAIMNLVYHGNRHLQPITKPDGSPRSPAVFGAMLSYIREAFEVLGVDLLDRKESQIEDSSGTLQNVVEQLARFRSEVRAFALAPVESAPGEPVPARPKPRPDRLPLLQACDVLRKDLAPLGVLIKDRGTNSTWEISQTRSADQDK; encoded by the exons ATGAAGATGTGGCCTGCAAGAACTTTAAAGCCATTATTGTGGAAAATAAAAGGGGCGTATTGTTTATCAACGGTCTCCCTCAACCCGCCACCCACCAGCACATTAGCCTACAGATGTAATGCATCCTGTGCAGGAAAAAGAAAATCATGGACAAAACCCACTGGATTCGACACCGGCTTGACAACCTACAATAGTCTCACTAAACAGAAAGAGCCACTTATCCTGGCACAGGAAGGAATTGCTACTTG GTATAGTTGTGGACCCACAGTCTATGATCACGCACATCTGGGTCATGCATG TTCTTATGTAAGGTTTGACATACTGCAGAGGATTCTATCCAAGGTCTTTGGAATCACTGTCATCCACGCAATGGTCATCACTGACATTGATGATAAAATCATAAGAAGGAGTTTGGAA GAGAACATATCCCCAACGGTCCTGGCCAGAATATATGAGGAGGACTTTAAAAATGACATGTTAGCTTTGAAG GTGATCCCTCCTGCAGTGTACTTGAGGGTGACTGAAAATGTACCTCAGATTGTGGCTTACATTGAACAAATCATCCAAAATGGACATGCATATTCCACAAAACAGG GTGATGTGTATTTTGACATCCAGTCCATCAGAGAGCGCTATGGCAAGCTTACCGGTTCTGGAGATGCAACTACAGAGCCTG gagaatCAGAGAAGCGTGATGCTCGGGACTTTGCACTGTGGAAGAGCTCTAAGCCTCAGGAACCGTTCTGGACGTCTCCCTGGGGCAATGGAAGACCAGGCTGGCATATCGAATGCTCCACTGTTGCCAG CTCTGTGTTCGGGAATCAGCTGGATATCCACTCTGGGGGCATTGACCTGGCCTTCCCTCACCACGAGAATGAGATTGCTCAGTGTGAGGCCTACCACCAGTGTGACCAGTGGGGGAATTACTTCCTACATTCAG gacatttacatttgaaaggCAGCACGGAGAAAATGTCCAAGTCCCTAAAGAACTACATCACTATTAAG GATTTCCTGCAGTTCTACTCTGCCAATGAATTCCGTATGTTCTGTCTGCTGACTAAATACCGATCAG CTATCGACTACAGTGATGCCAGCATGATTGAAGCCAGAAGTTCCCTGGCAACCATCGACACTTTTACCCACGATGCCCAGGCCTACATGAGGGGGCACCTGCAGTGCCAAGCCGTACAAGAGGGATCACTATTTGAGAG GCTAGAAGAAACCAAAGCAAGTGTTCGGAAAGCATTAGCTGATGACTTTGATACACCGAGAGCAATTGGTGCCATTATGAACCTGGTGTACCATGGCAACCGGCACTTGCAACCCATCACTAAG CCTGATGGTTCACCTAGGAGTCCAGCGGTGTTTGGGGCAATGCTGTCCTACATCAGGGAAGCCTTCGAGGTGCTGGGGGTGGACCTGCTGGATAGAAAG GAGAGCCAGATTGAAGACTCTTCTGGAACCCTCCAGAATGTAGTGGAGCAGCTGGCTCGTTTCCGTAGTGAGGTCAGGGCCTTTGCCCTGGCTCCTGTGGAATCAGCCCCTGGAGAACCAGTCCCAGCCAGACCGAAACCGCGCCCAGACAGACTGCCTCTTCTTCAAGCCTGTGATGTGCTGCGCAAAGACCTTGCACCCTTAGGGGTGCtcataaag GACCGAGGGACCAACTCCACATGGGAGATATCTCAAACGAGATCTGCGGATCAAGACAAGTAG
- the LOC124474620 gene encoding ubiquitin-conjugating enzyme E2 A produces the protein MSTPARRRLMRDFKRLQEDPPAGVSGAPSENNIMVWNAVIFGPEGTPFEDGTFKLTVEFTEEYPNKPPTVRFVSKMFHPNVYADGSICLDILQNRWSPTYDVSSILTSIQSLLDEPNPNSPANSQAAQLYQENKREYEKRVSAIVEQSWRDS, from the exons ATGTCTACCCCTGCAAGAAGGCGACTCATGCGAGATTTCAAAAG ACTGCAAGAGGACCCCCCGGCTGGCGTGAGTGGTGCACCTTCAGAGAACAATATAATGGTGTGGAATGCAGTCATATTTGG GCCTGAAGGAACTCCATTTGAAGATG GCACATTCAAACTTACAGTAGAGTTTACTGAAGAGTATCCCAACAAACCACCAACTGTACGATTTGTTTCAAAGATGTTCCATCCTAATG TTTATGCAGATGGGAGTATTTGCTTAGATATTCTTCAAAACCGCTGGAGCCCAACCTATGATGTATCATCAATTCTCACCTCTATACAG TCTCTTCTAGATGAACCGAACCCAAACAGTCCGGCCAACAGCCAGGCTGCACAGCTGTACCAGGAGAACAAGCGGGAGTATGAGAAGAGAGTTTCAGCCATAGTGGAGCAGAGCTGGAGGGACAGTTGA
- the ankrd10a gene encoding ankyrin repeat domain-containing protein 10a — translation MSVGIESGFSNDEVLNIRFPLHRACRDGDVGALCSLLQCTTNQADLIAEDSFYGWTPIHWAAHFGKLECVMRLVQVGCEVNAMTTRFAQTPAHIAAFGGHPECVLWLLQAGADINRQDYVGETPIHKAARAGSMECINALLIQAAKPDLRNASGLTAADLAHAQGFRECAQLLSNAQNHVNQLNGFHANGAVNGNSQGRGLLNGMANRKRLLDDMECNHTKKAKTDGVLPPMRMLNTCGVEMESMHVESAREALSDDPKTTALRNKHGLSNGTSTNGHCASNGVSTNGFNTPWGLVAALSTGNGLSSRPEESRRRSADMCGSLHQSGSPSSCVSHRPSWGVMASDLGETLHYGHYHGFGDTAEDLTDTSSRLEHSTSVRAEQRYDQAVLSTMHLYHGS, via the exons ATGTCTGTTGGGATCGAGTCTGGATTTTCGAACGACGAGGTGCTAAATATTCGTTTCCCTCTTCACCGGGCGTGCAGGGATGGAGACGTCGGTGCTTTGTGCTCACTTCTCCAGTGCACCACAAACCAAGCTGACCTAATAGCGGAGGACTCTTTCTATGGATGGACTCCCATTCACTGGGCTGCGCATTTTGGGAAG CTGGAGTGTGTGATGCGTCTGGTGCAGGTGGGCTGCGAGGTGAACGCCATGACGACAAGGTTCGCCCAGACTCCCGCCCACATCGCTGCGTTCGGGGGCCACCCGGAGTGCGTGTTGTGGCTGCTGCAGGCCGGGGCCGACATCAACAGACAG GACTATGTGGGTGAGACTCCTATCCACAAGGCAGCCCGAGCGGGTAGTATGGAGTGCATCAACGCCCTCTTAATACAGGCTGCTAAACCTGA CTTGAGGAACGCTAGCGGCCTGACGGCGGCAGACCTGGCCCATGCCCAGGGCTTCCGGGAGTGTGCCCAGCTCCTCTCTAATGCCCAAAACCATGTCAACCAGCTGAATGGTTTCCATGCCAATGGGGCTGTCAATGGTAACAGTCAAGGTCGGGGCCTTCTCAACGGGATGGCCAATAGAAAGAGGCTGCTGGATGACATGGAATGCAACCACACCAAGAAAGCCAAAACCGACG GTGTGCTCCCACCAATGAGGATGCTGAATACTTGCGGCGTGGAGATGGAGAGCATGCATGTCGAGTCTGCCCGGGAGGCCCTGTCAG ATGACCCCAAAACCACCGCTCTGAGGAACAAGCATGGCCTCTCAAACGGGACCTCCACCAATGGCCACTGCGCTAGCAACGGCGTGTCCACCAATGGTTTTAACACTCCTTGGGGATTGGTGGCTGCTCTCTCCACTGGGAACGGGCTGTCCTCCAGGCCCGAGGAGTCCAGGCGTCGCTCGGCCGACATGTGCGGCTCCCTGCACCAGTCTGGCAGCCCCAGCAGCTGTGTCTCCCACAGACCCTCCTGGGGCGTCATGGCCTCCGACCTGGGGGAAACCTTGCACTACGGCCACTACCACGGTTTCGGGGACACAGCGGAAGATCTGACCGACACGAGCAGCCGACTGGAGCACAGCACCAGCGTGCGAGCCGAGCAGCGCTATGACCAGGCGGTGCTGAGCACCATGCACCTCTACCACGGGTCTTAA
- the LOC124474359 gene encoding heat shock factor 2-binding protein has product MDSTSKLGKDDSRDSFVIVRKRELEMLTTEVMQLREFLPQINGDLVEIVHKSRTAQTMTNHLAQDQEQLKQECLHLRSRLDAAQSECQKEREEKLVLREQLWEGREQLQQQAEFCTGLGASACTLLWSASSKEDAVKDILADGKLESFLTLAGQTLESFVKSMDGEVENEKQDFNSHEHQFVMALAGVVTNVAAVTCGRDFLSSSAHVLLDTLMQLLELMKTGVFPKLKVLMLMALYNVSISVKGLKYISESPGLLPLIWTLLEDGDPEVCLHSLRLLQSLLLEAEVVALVRPGLLDPLPLARIRQLASSRHPALRQTAQETLDDLGSLWDGCPPERSASESDRA; this is encoded by the exons ATGGACTCAACGAGCAAACTGGGAAAG GATGACAGCCGTGATAGTTTTGTTATAGTAAGGAAAAGAGAGTTGGAGATGTTGACCACGGAAGTCATGCAGCTCCGTGAGTTTCTGCCCCAAATTAATGGAGATCTGGTAGAAATTGTGCATAAATCCCGTACTGCACAAACAA TGACAAATCACCTTGCCCAGGATCAAGAACAGCTGAAGCAAGAGTGCTTGCATCTCCGTTCAAGACTGGATGCAGCTCAGAGTGAGtgccagaaagagagggag GAGAAGCTGGTTCTGAGGGAGCAGCTGTGGGAAGGCCGGGAGCAGCTCCAGCAACAGGCTGAGTTCTGCACAGGGCTCGGGGCCTCCGCCTGCACCCTGCTGTGGAGTGCCTCCAGCAAGGAGGACGCTGTCAAAGACATCCTGGCCGAC GGTAAGCTGGAGTCCTTCCTGACCCTAGCAGGTCAGACTCTGGAGAGCTTTGTAAAGTCTATGGATGGGGAGGTTGAGAATGAAAAGCAGGACTTTAACTCCCATGAGCACCAGTTTGTCATGGCCTTGGCTGGAGTCGTCACCA ATGTGGCAGCTGTAACGTGTGGGCGGGACTTCCTGTCTAGCTCAGCCCACGTCCTCTTAGACACTCTGATGCAGCTACTGGAGCTTATGAAGACTGGGGTGTTCCCCAAGCTAAAAGT GTTGATGCTAATGGCTTTATACAACGTCAGCATCAGCGTGAAGGGACTGAAGTACATCAGCGAGAGCCCAGGACTTCTCCCTCTCATCTGGACCCTTCTGGAAG ACGGTGACCCAGAAGTCTGCCTCCACTCCCTGCGCCTGCTCCAGTCCCTGCTGTTGGAGGCGGAGGTTGTGGCCCTGGTGCGCCCAGGGCTCctggaccctctccctctcgcccgCATCCGCCAGCTGGCCTCCAGCCGCCACCCGGCCCTCAGGCAGACGGCTCAGGAGACCCTGGACGATCTGGGCTCCCTCTGGGATGGCTGCCCCCCGGAGCGCAGCGCCTCCGAGTCCGACCGAGCATGA
- the LOC124474357 gene encoding serine/threonine-protein kinase SIK1-like isoform X2: MVILSAESPPSSPPGKALQVGFYEIIRTLGKGNFAIVKLACHKVTKTQVAIKIIDKTKLDPSDLEKIYREVQLMKLMNHPHIIKLYQVMESKDMLYMVMEYAKNGEMFDYLSSSGRLSEGEARRKFWQILTAVDYCHKNHIVHRDLKAENLLLDSNLDIKLADFGFGNFFSEGEPLSTWCGSPPYAAPEVFEGREYEGPSLDIWSLGVVLYVLVCGALPFDAPSLHMLRQKVTEGCFRIPFFMSQDCESLVRRMLCVDPSKRITLAQIKQHRWLQADPTAAPQALHWPLAPEREPFLGEYSESVLGVMQTLGIDKQRTVESLQSSSYNHFSAIYCLLLEKMEELRGRRPSLAVEEAGFLPSPAHGSLLQTSMDEAQHRDPEEELEEDEEEEGGGRQKVLPLSLNPSRRHTLAEVPASNKRIPPHFSDVLADSSGEGSLESCETSSSSSSLSSSSSYNGCYPPTTSIKAPAAFLPPGALSPTESSGPLPPPQAQVWVQARDSLPPPRFQEGRRASDTSLTQGLRAFRQQLRAEARGKGLLGLNRFKSPGRQVWMPPTSPRVTQGLPHCAPLGEEALLQHRVVQIPLHHFLPGASPQPPVLFLPHPNAASFLAPPPHPPPPPSFDSPHPRPPSYVLQTPVPLADFSRHPSPPLPPQARFHPCSEQPLDLSSSSSSLAMVASTAQLLKTSLHIHQGPRAEALTQHPLAQSERRPRASLHPYTYTQSLLQPLPLFPNALGRLEPAHGP, translated from the exons ATGGTGATTTTATCGGCGGAGTCACCTCCAAGCTCACCCCCCGGCAAAGCGCTGCAGGTCGGTTTCTATGAAATCATCAGGACGTTAGGCAAAGGAAATTTTGCAATTGTCAAACTGGCATGTCACAAAGTCACAAAAACTCAG GTGGCCATAAAAATTATTGACAAAACTAAACTAGACCCTTCAGACCTGGAGAAGATATACAGAGAGGTTCAACTCATGAAGCTGATGAACCACCCTCATATCATCAAGCTTTACCAG GTAATGGAATCTAAAGACATGTTGTACATGGTGATGGAGTATGCCAAAAATGGAGAGATGTTTG ATTATCTGTCTTCGTCTGGGCGGTTAAGTGAAGGTGAGGCTCGGAGGAAGTTCTGGCAGATCCTCACAGCGGTGGATTACTGCCATAAGAACCACATTGTTCACCGTGACCTCAAGGCAGAGAATCTCCTACTGGACTCCAACCTGGATATCAAACTAGCAG ACTTTGGTTTTGGGAACTTCTTCAGCGAGGGGGAACCCCTGAGCACGTGGTGTGGAAGTCCCCCGTACGCGGCTCCGGAGGTGTTCGAAGGCAGGGAGTACGAGGGGCCTTCTCTGGACATCTGG AGTCTGGGGGTGGTGCTGTACGTCCTGGTGTGTGGCGCCCTGCCCTTTGACGCCCCAAGCCTGCACATGCTCAGACAGAAGGTCACCGAGGGGTGCTTCCGAATCCCCTTCTTTATGTCCCAGG ACTGTGAGAGCCTGGTGAGGAGGATGTTGTGTGTGGACCCGTCCAAGCGCATCACCTTGGCCCAGATCAAGCAGCACCGCTGGCTGCAGGCAGACCCCACCGCGGCCCCCCAGGCCCTCCACTGGCCCCTAGCCCCGGAGAGGGAGCCCTTCCTAGGGGAGTACAGCGAGTCTGTCCTGGGAGTCATGCAGACCCTGGGCATCGACAAGCAGAGAACCGTGGAG TCTCTTCAGAGCAGCAGCTACAACCACTTCTCTGCGATTTACTGCCTCCtgctggagaagatggaggaacTGCGCGGCCGGAGGCCGTCCCTGGCCGTGGAGGAGGCGGGCTTCCTCCCAAGCCCCGCCCACGGCAGCCTGCTGCAGACCAGCATGGACGAGGCCCAGCACAGAGAcccggaggaggagctggaggaggacgaggaggaggaaggtggaggccGTCAGAAGGTCCTCCCCTTGTCTCTAAACCCCTCCCGTAGACACACCCTGGCGGAAGTCCCCGCTAGCAACAAGCGCATTCCACCCCACT TCTCAGATGTTCTGGCGGACTCATCCGGCGAGGGTTCTTTGGAAAGCTGTGAgacgtcctcctcctcgtcctccttgtcctcctcgtcctcctacAATGGCTGCTACCCGCCGACAACCTCCATCAAAGCTCCTGCCGCATTCTTGCCCCCTGGAGCCCTCAGCCCCACAGAGTCATCCGGCCCactgccccctccccaggcccagGTGTGGGTCCAGGCCCGGGACAGCCTCCCTCCGCCGAGGTTCCAGGAGGGCCGCAGGGCCTCTGACACCTCCCTCACGCAAG gtCTGAGGGCTTTCCGCCAGCAGCTGAGGGCGGAGGCCCGAGGGAAGGGCCTCTTGGGATTGAACAGGTTTAAGAGTCCCGGGCGTCAGGTGTGGATGCCCCCGACCAGTCCCCGGGTGACCCAAGGGCTGCCCCACTGTGCGCCTCTCGGGGAGGaagccctgctccagcacag AGTCGTCCAGATCCCGCTGCATCACTTTCTCCCCGGCGCTTCCCCTCAGCCCCCCGTTCTGTTCCTCCCTCACCCGAACGCCGCCTCTTTCCTCGCCCCTCCGCCTcaccctcctccgcctccctcttTCGACTCTCCCCACCCACGCCCGCCGTCCTACGTTCTACAGACCCCCGTGCCTTTGGCGGACTTCTCccgccatccctccccccctttgcCCCCCCAGGCCCGCTTCCATCCATGCTCAGAGCAACCCTTGGAtttatcctcttcctcctcctctctggccaTGGTGGCGTCCACCGCTCAGCTCTTGAAGACGAGTCTCCACATCCACCAGGGCCCGCGGGCGGAGGCTCTCACCCAGCATCCGCTAGCCCAGTCCGAGAGGAGGCCTCGGGCCAGCCTGCATCCCTACACCTACACCCAGAGTCTCCTGCAGCCCCTGCCTCTTTTCCCCAACGCCTTAGGCAGACTGGAGCCTGCACATGGCCCATAG
- the LOC124474357 gene encoding serine/threonine-protein kinase SIK1-like isoform X1 — translation MVILSAESPPSSPPGKALQVGFYEIIRTLGKGNFAIVKLACHKVTKTQVAIKIIDKTKLDPSDLEKIYREVQLMKLMNHPHIIKLYQVMESKDMLYMVMEYAKNGEMFDYLSSSGRLSEGEARRKFWQILTAVDYCHKNHIVHRDLKAENLLLDSNLDIKLADFGFGNFFSEGEPLSTWCGSPPYAAPEVFEGREYEGPSLDIWSLGVVLYVLVCGALPFDAPSLHMLRQKVTEGCFRIPFFMSQDCESLVRRMLCVDPSKRITLAQIKQHRWLQADPTAAPQALHWPLAPEREPFLGEYSESVLGVMQTLGIDKQRTVESLQSSSYNHFSAIYCLLLEKMEELRGRRPSLAVEEAGFLPSPAHGSLLQTSMDEAQHRDPEEELEEDEEEEGGGRQKVLPLSLNPSRRHTLAEVPASNKRIPPHFSDVLADSSGEGSLESCETSSSSSSLSSSSSYNGCYPPTTSIKAPAAFLPPGALSPTESSGPLPPPQAQVWVQARDSLPPPRFQEGRRASDTSLTQGLRAFRQQLRAEARGKGLLGLNRFKSPGRQVWMPPTSPRVTQGLPHCAPLGEEALLQHSRVVQIPLHHFLPGASPQPPVLFLPHPNAASFLAPPPHPPPPPSFDSPHPRPPSYVLQTPVPLADFSRHPSPPLPPQARFHPCSEQPLDLSSSSSSLAMVASTAQLLKTSLHIHQGPRAEALTQHPLAQSERRPRASLHPYTYTQSLLQPLPLFPNALGRLEPAHGP, via the exons ATGGTGATTTTATCGGCGGAGTCACCTCCAAGCTCACCCCCCGGCAAAGCGCTGCAGGTCGGTTTCTATGAAATCATCAGGACGTTAGGCAAAGGAAATTTTGCAATTGTCAAACTGGCATGTCACAAAGTCACAAAAACTCAG GTGGCCATAAAAATTATTGACAAAACTAAACTAGACCCTTCAGACCTGGAGAAGATATACAGAGAGGTTCAACTCATGAAGCTGATGAACCACCCTCATATCATCAAGCTTTACCAG GTAATGGAATCTAAAGACATGTTGTACATGGTGATGGAGTATGCCAAAAATGGAGAGATGTTTG ATTATCTGTCTTCGTCTGGGCGGTTAAGTGAAGGTGAGGCTCGGAGGAAGTTCTGGCAGATCCTCACAGCGGTGGATTACTGCCATAAGAACCACATTGTTCACCGTGACCTCAAGGCAGAGAATCTCCTACTGGACTCCAACCTGGATATCAAACTAGCAG ACTTTGGTTTTGGGAACTTCTTCAGCGAGGGGGAACCCCTGAGCACGTGGTGTGGAAGTCCCCCGTACGCGGCTCCGGAGGTGTTCGAAGGCAGGGAGTACGAGGGGCCTTCTCTGGACATCTGG AGTCTGGGGGTGGTGCTGTACGTCCTGGTGTGTGGCGCCCTGCCCTTTGACGCCCCAAGCCTGCACATGCTCAGACAGAAGGTCACCGAGGGGTGCTTCCGAATCCCCTTCTTTATGTCCCAGG ACTGTGAGAGCCTGGTGAGGAGGATGTTGTGTGTGGACCCGTCCAAGCGCATCACCTTGGCCCAGATCAAGCAGCACCGCTGGCTGCAGGCAGACCCCACCGCGGCCCCCCAGGCCCTCCACTGGCCCCTAGCCCCGGAGAGGGAGCCCTTCCTAGGGGAGTACAGCGAGTCTGTCCTGGGAGTCATGCAGACCCTGGGCATCGACAAGCAGAGAACCGTGGAG TCTCTTCAGAGCAGCAGCTACAACCACTTCTCTGCGATTTACTGCCTCCtgctggagaagatggaggaacTGCGCGGCCGGAGGCCGTCCCTGGCCGTGGAGGAGGCGGGCTTCCTCCCAAGCCCCGCCCACGGCAGCCTGCTGCAGACCAGCATGGACGAGGCCCAGCACAGAGAcccggaggaggagctggaggaggacgaggaggaggaaggtggaggccGTCAGAAGGTCCTCCCCTTGTCTCTAAACCCCTCCCGTAGACACACCCTGGCGGAAGTCCCCGCTAGCAACAAGCGCATTCCACCCCACT TCTCAGATGTTCTGGCGGACTCATCCGGCGAGGGTTCTTTGGAAAGCTGTGAgacgtcctcctcctcgtcctccttgtcctcctcgtcctcctacAATGGCTGCTACCCGCCGACAACCTCCATCAAAGCTCCTGCCGCATTCTTGCCCCCTGGAGCCCTCAGCCCCACAGAGTCATCCGGCCCactgccccctccccaggcccagGTGTGGGTCCAGGCCCGGGACAGCCTCCCTCCGCCGAGGTTCCAGGAGGGCCGCAGGGCCTCTGACACCTCCCTCACGCAAG gtCTGAGGGCTTTCCGCCAGCAGCTGAGGGCGGAGGCCCGAGGGAAGGGCCTCTTGGGATTGAACAGGTTTAAGAGTCCCGGGCGTCAGGTGTGGATGCCCCCGACCAGTCCCCGGGTGACCCAAGGGCTGCCCCACTGTGCGCCTCTCGGGGAGGaagccctgctccagcacag CAGAGTCGTCCAGATCCCGCTGCATCACTTTCTCCCCGGCGCTTCCCCTCAGCCCCCCGTTCTGTTCCTCCCTCACCCGAACGCCGCCTCTTTCCTCGCCCCTCCGCCTcaccctcctccgcctccctcttTCGACTCTCCCCACCCACGCCCGCCGTCCTACGTTCTACAGACCCCCGTGCCTTTGGCGGACTTCTCccgccatccctccccccctttgcCCCCCCAGGCCCGCTTCCATCCATGCTCAGAGCAACCCTTGGAtttatcctcttcctcctcctctctggccaTGGTGGCGTCCACCGCTCAGCTCTTGAAGACGAGTCTCCACATCCACCAGGGCCCGCGGGCGGAGGCTCTCACCCAGCATCCGCTAGCCCAGTCCGAGAGGAGGCCTCGGGCCAGCCTGCATCCCTACACCTACACCCAGAGTCTCCTGCAGCCCCTGCCTCTTTTCCCCAACGCCTTAGGCAGACTGGAGCCTGCACATGGCCCATAG